The following proteins are encoded in a genomic region of Phalacrocorax carbo chromosome 2, bPhaCar2.1, whole genome shotgun sequence:
- the NKTR gene encoding NK-tumor recognition protein isoform X5, whose translation MGVQDRPQCFFEIEINREPVGRIMFQLFSDICPKTCKNFLCLCSGEKGIGKTTGKKLCYKGTTFHRVVKNFMIQGGDFSEGNGKGGESIYGGYFKDENFILKHDRAFLLSMANRGKHTNGSQFFITTKPAPHLDGVHVVFGLVISGFEVIEQIENLKTDTASRPYADVRVIDCGVLVTKSAKDALEKKKKVCSDSEASDSSSSASSSSETSSESEADNERSRRRKRKRRAKTKQSRKRRKEERKKEEPSSLSDKSDITEKAVDVSTKRDKPVVRPEEIPPVPENRFLLRRDVPVVSVEPEPKLLDATPVLTDQKPSVSKSGRKIKGRGTIRYHTPPRSRSCSESDDDESSETPPHWKEEMQRLRTYRPPSGEKWSKGDKLSDPSTSRWDERSASRRSRSWSHNGYSDLSTVRYSSHHKKHRKEKKKVKHKKKSKKQKHFKKHKQTKKKKTSASSDVESSRSFLRRTKSSCDRERKSRSSSLSSRHSSRRDWSKSDKEDQSSSTLSSRGTRSYYRSRSRSRSRSKSRSYSRRSSRSRSASKSSRSRSRSRSSSNPRHQKTVFSSPRNIPTRLNENKLNKTAEPVRAVILPSDKVVVPPVVPENLPVIPLSDSPPPSRWKPGQKPWKPSYERIQEMKAKTTHLIPTQTNYNLVVIKEANTSSSYPKRQRSSDSDRSGYSKYHSDRSSESWLRSRSRSSRSRSYSRSYTRSRSPSSSRTKSRSSGRSPSLSKYRSDRSGYSESTSYYSLSDDDRHRNKRKPASNDQNARSLKLRQETSSESTLPYKCTKDYDESSQGLKESDSLSSSDFSTDSERSAKMKAVREKEGRFQLEGDSQKQDKNSLSSERGQEKSKCEQDSDHAKKKAAKEKSSEQPRGGAKTKRKSYSGSKWDSESNSERGEARHNRGGSRPSSSKEEGEASSGTDTERSVTKRIKKQSNSSEGFLDSDCAWKTSKQLSSSESDSSCSSSANTRGKSKKQKQGAKKTLKKSHSKKAKEKVKGKKEKKHKVQKRKEVFHWQPPLEFGEEDDDEINEKPVTKDDKTEKQLNRDIKDKKQVYEKDEMVKDKMGDGEKSCADENLLGKNTTCDASPNRSNLNKDSVETSASTSILNSGINVTACKNEIKQAEDSNQNGLEDVIQTDDNMEICTPDRNSPGKVDVDVLSPVILTAKPQALSASINKDLQVDTPEQDAVKLGNNVTDFINIKEEKETGKQENNSLPASNIKDCSLKSETTENTQSNMIDNKWKPLQGVGNLQAATVSTAAEVKNVASAPEPKPAGLRIEIKAKNKVRPGSLFDEVRKTARLNRRPRNQESSSEEESPSRDDNSPSRSLSRSRSKSESKSRHRTRSVSYSHSRSRSRSSTYSYRSRSYTRSRSRGWYSRDRSRSRSSSYHSYKSRSRTYSRSRSRSSSYGHHSRSSRSYTYDSYYSRSRSRSKRSDSYRRSRSYDRRSRSYGSDSESDRSYSNNRSPSESSRYS comes from the exons aacaacaaaaccTGCTCCTCATCTCGACGG tgtaCATGTTGTCTTTGGCCTggttatttctggttttgaagtaATAGAACAAAtagaaaatctgaaaactgaTACTGCAAGTAGGCCCTATGCAGATGTACGAGTTATTGACTGTGGGGTGCTGGTTACAAAATCAGCCAAAGATG ctttggagaagaagaagaaagtatGCTCTGACTCGGAAGCTTCAGACTCCTCCTCCAGTGCATCAAGCTCTTCAGAAACATCATCTGAAAGTGAAGCTGAtaatgaaagaagcagaagaagaaagcGTAAAAGAAGAGCTAAAACCAAACAATCAAGAAAAcgaaggaaggaggagaggaagaaagaggaaccAAG CAGCCTTTCTGACAAGAGCGATATAACAGAAAAAGCGGTCGATGTTAGCACAAAGAGGGACAAACCTGTGGTACGTCCTGAAGAAATTCCCCCAGTGcctgaaaatagatttttgctAAGAAGAGATGTGCCTGTTGTCAGTGTAGAACCTGAACC GAAGCTTCTTGATGCTACGCCAGTTCTGACTGACCAGAAACCATCAGTCTCTAAATCCGGAcgaaaaataaaaggaagaggcACAATA cGGTATCACACCCCACCTCGATCGCGATCGTGTTCTGAATCTGATGATGATGAGAGCAGTGAGACCCCTCCTCACTGGAAAGAGGAAATGCAAAGATTACGAACATACAGACCACCTAGTGGAGAAAAGTGGAGTAAAGGCGATAA gttGAGTGATCCAAGTACAAGCAGATGGGATGAAAGAAGTGCATCCCGGAGGTCGAGGTCCTGGTCACATAACGGTTATTCTGATCTAAGCACTGTGAGATATTCCAGCCATcacaaaaagcacagaaaagagaagaagaaggtgaaacataaaaagaagtctaaaaagcagaagcatttcAAGAAGcacaaacaaactaaaaaaaagaaaacatcagccTCTTCAGATGTAGAATCCTCTCGTTCCTTCCTCAGGAGGACAAAATCATCTTGTGATCGTGAGAGGAAATCGCGTTCTTCTTCACTGTCTTCTAGGCATTCATCCAGAAGAGACTGGTCCAAATCTGATAAGGAAGACCAGAGTTCATCGACTTTATCAAGCAGAGGGACTCGATCATACTACAGGTCCAGGTCCAGATCCAGATCTAGGTCTAAATCAAGATCTTATTCCCGAAGAAGTTCTAGGTCTAGATCAGCCTCTAAATCATCGCGTTCTCGAAGTAGGTCAAGGTCAAGTTCTAACCCTAGGCATCAAAAGACAGTTTTCAGTTCTCCCCGAAATATTCCAACAcgattaaatgaaaataagttgAACAAGACCGCTGAGCCTGTAAGAGCAGTCATACTCCCGAGTGATAAAGTCGTCGTACCACCAGTTGTCCCAGAAAACCTCCCTGTTATACCCTTAAGTGATAGCCCACCGCCTTCAAGGTGGAAACCCGGGCAGAAACCATGGAAGCCATCTTACGAGCGAATTCAGGAAATGAAAGCGAAAACAACCCATTTAATACCCACACAAACTAATTACAACTTAGTGGTTATTAAAGAGGCTAACACTTCTTCCTCGTACCCTAAGCGTCAAAGGAGTTCAGATAGCGATCGAAGTGGTTATTCCAAATATCATAGTGACAGAAGCTCAGAGAGTTGGCTAAGATCAAGAAGCAGGTCCTCTCGAAGTAGGTCATACTCAAGGTCTTACACGAGATCTAGAAGTCCATCTAGCTCTAGGACAAAATCTCGTTCTTCTGGCAGATCACCATCACTGAGTAAATACCGCAGTGACAGGTCAGGTTATAGCGAGTCGACATCTTACTATTCCCTTAGTGATGATGATagacacagaaacaaaaggaaacctGCATCAAATGATCAAAACGCTCGGTCTCTTAAACTGAGACAAGAAACGAGCTCTGAGAGTACCCTCCCTTACAAGTGTACGAAAGACTACGATGAGTCTTCTCAAGGATTGAAAGAGAGTGACAGTTTATCGTCTTCAGACTTCTCTACTGACAGTGAGCGTTCTGCCAAAATGAAAGCAGTCCGAGAGAAAGAAGGCCGTTTTCAGTTAGAAGGAGATAGTCAGAAACAGGATAAAAATAGCCTAAGTTCTGAGAGAGGGCAGGAGAAATCCAAGTGCGAGCAGGATTCTGACCATGCTAAAAAGAAAGCTGCTAAGGAGAAATCTTCTGAGCAGCCTAGAGGTGGTGCAAAAACGAAACGAAAATCCTATTCGGGTAGTAAATGGGACTCTGAATCAAATTCCGAAAGAGGAGAAGCGAGGCATAATAGGGGAGGTTCCAGACCCTCCTCTAGTAAAGAAGAAGGAGAGGCCTCATCAGGAACTGATACAGAGCGTAGCGTTaccaaaaggataaaaaaacaATCGAACTCTTCGGAAGGCTTTCTGGATTCTGATTGTGCGTGGAAGACAAGCAAACAGTTGTCATCTTCTGAATCTGACAGTTCTTGTTCTAGCTCAGCGAACACTAGAGGAAAgtcaaaaaaacagaaacagggaGCGaaaaaaactcttaaaaaatCACAttccaaaaaagcaaaagaaaaggtgaaagggaaaaaggagaagaaacacaaagttcagaaaagaaaagaagtgtttCATTGGCAGCCCCCCCTGGAGTTTGGTGAAGAAGATGATGATGAGATAAATGAAAAGCCGGTTACCAAGgatgacaaaacagaaaagcagcttaaCAGGGACATAAAGGATAAAAAACAAGTTTACGAAAAGGATGAAATGGTCAAAGATAAAATGGGAGACGGTGAAAAGTCTTGTGCAGATGAAAACCTTTTAGGTAAAAACACTACATGTGATGCCTCACCAAATCGCAGTAACCTTAACAAAGATAGCGTTGAAACAAGCGCTTCAACCAGTATTTTAAACTCAGGAATAAATGTGACCGCTTGCAAGAATGAGATTAAACAGGCTGAAGACAGTAACCAGAACGGATTGGAGGATGTTATTCAGACAGATGACAACATGGAGATTTGTACTCCAGATCGTAACTCACCAGGGAAGGTTGATGTGGACGTCTTGTCTCCTGTCATTCTCACTGCTAAACCTCAGGCTTTAAGTGCTAGTATAAACAAAGATCTACAGGTTGACACCCCTGAACAAGACGCTGTCAAACTAGGAAACAATGTTACGGACTTCATtaatattaaagaagaaaaagaaacaggaaagcaagaaaataactCTCTCCCTGCGTCTAATATTAAAGACTGTAGTTTAAAAAGTGAAACTACTGAAAATACACAGAGCAATATGATAGATAATAAATGGAAGCCTTTGCAAGGTGTTGGTAACCTACAAGCAGCAACAGTTAGTACTGCCGCCGAAGTTAAGAACGTAGCTTCAGCACCAGAGCCTAAACCAGCAGGTTTAAGGattgaaataaaagctaaaaataaagtaaGGCCGGGATCTCTGTTTGATGAAGTTAGAAAAACAGCACGGCTAAATCGAAGGCCGAGAAACCAGGAAAGCTCCAGTGAGGAAGAATCGCCAAGTAGAGATGACAATAGCCCATCCAGGAGTCTCAGTAGGTCACGAAGTAAATCTGAATCTAAATCCAGGCACAGAACAAGGTCCGTTTCTTACAGTCACTCAAGAAGTCGCTCCCGAAGTTCTACGTATTCATATAG GTCAAGAAGCTACACAAGAAGCCGAAGCAGAGGGTGGTATAGTAGAGATCGGTCAAGAAGTCGAAGTAGTTCTTACCACAGTTACAAGAGCCGTAG tCGAACCTACAGTAGAAGTAGATCCAGAAGTAGTTCTTACGGTCACCACAGCCGATCCAG tAGATCGTACACGTACGACAGTTACTATAGCAGAAGTCGAAGTAGAAGTAAAAGGAGTGACAGCTATCGAAGGTCCAGAAGTTACGATCGGCGATCCAG ATCTTATGGCTCTGACAGTGAAAGTGATCGCAGTTACTCTAACAATCGAAGTCCCAGTGAAAGCAGCAGATATAGCTGA
- the NKTR gene encoding NK-tumor recognition protein isoform X6 gives MGVQDRPQCFFEIEINREPVGRIMFQLFSDICPKTCKNFLCLCSGEKGIGKTTGKKLCYKGTTFHRVVKNFMIQGGDFSEGNGKGGESIYGGYFKDENFILKHDRAFLLSMANRGKHTNGSQFFITTKPAPHLDGVHVVFGLVISGFEVIEQIENLKTDTASRPYADVRVIDCGVLVTKSAKDALEKKKKVCSDSEASDSSSSASSSSETSSESEADNERSRRRKRKRRAKTKQSRKRRKEERKKEEPSLSDKSDITEKAVDVSTKRDKPVVRPEEIPPVPENRFLLRRDVPVVSVEPEPKLLDATPVLTDQKPSVSKSGRKIKGRGTIRYHTPPRSRSCSESDDDESSETPPHWKEEMQRLRTYRPPSGEKWSKGDKLSDPSTSRWDERSASRRSRSWSHNGYSDLSTVRYSSHHKKHRKEKKKVKHKKKSKKQKHFKKHKQTKKKKTSASSDVESSRSFLRRTKSSCDRERKSRSSSLSSRHSSRRDWSKSDKEDQSSSTLSSRGTRSYYRSRSRSRSRSKSRSYSRRSSRSRSASKSSRSRSRSRSSSNPRHQKTVFSSPRNIPTRLNENKLNKTAEPVRAVILPSDKVVVPPVVPENLPVIPLSDSPPPSRWKPGQKPWKPSYERIQEMKAKTTHLIPTQTNYNLVVIKEANTSSSYPKRQRSSDSDRSGYSKYHSDRSSESWLRSRSRSSRSRSYSRSYTRSRSPSSSRTKSRSSGRSPSLSKYRSDRSGYSESTSYYSLSDDDRHRNKRKPASNDQNARSLKLRQETSSESTLPYKCTKDYDESSQGLKESDSLSSSDFSTDSERSAKMKAVREKEGRFQLEGDSQKQDKNSLSSERGQEKSKCEQDSDHAKKKAAKEKSSEQPRGGAKTKRKSYSGSKWDSESNSERGEARHNRGGSRPSSSKEEGEASSGTDTERSVTKRIKKQSNSSEGFLDSDCAWKTSKQLSSSESDSSCSSSANTRGKSKKQKQGAKKTLKKSHSKKAKEKVKGKKEKKHKVQKRKEVFHWQPPLEFGEEDDDEINEKPVTKDDKTEKQLNRDIKDKKQVYEKDEMVKDKMGDGEKSCADENLLGKNTTCDASPNRSNLNKDSVETSASTSILNSGINVTACKNEIKQAEDSNQNGLEDVIQTDDNMEICTPDRNSPGKVDVDVLSPVILTAKPQALSASINKDLQVDTPEQDAVKLGNNVTDFINIKEEKETGKQENNSLPASNIKDCSLKSETTENTQSNMIDNKWKPLQGVGNLQAATVSTAAEVKNVASAPEPKPAGLRIEIKAKNKVRPGSLFDEVRKTARLNRRPRNQESSSEEESPSRDDNSPSRSLSRSRSKSESKSRHRTRSVSYSHSRSRSRSSTYSYRSRSYTRSRSRGWYSRDRSRSRSSSYHSYKSRSRTYSRSRSRSSSYGHHSRSSRSYTYDSYYSRSRSRSKRSDSYRRSRSYDRRSRSYGSDSESDRSYSNNRSPSESSRYS, from the exons aacaacaaaaccTGCTCCTCATCTCGACGG tgtaCATGTTGTCTTTGGCCTggttatttctggttttgaagtaATAGAACAAAtagaaaatctgaaaactgaTACTGCAAGTAGGCCCTATGCAGATGTACGAGTTATTGACTGTGGGGTGCTGGTTACAAAATCAGCCAAAGATG ctttggagaagaagaagaaagtatGCTCTGACTCGGAAGCTTCAGACTCCTCCTCCAGTGCATCAAGCTCTTCAGAAACATCATCTGAAAGTGAAGCTGAtaatgaaagaagcagaagaagaaagcGTAAAAGAAGAGCTAAAACCAAACAATCAAGAAAAcgaaggaaggaggagaggaagaaagaggaaccAAG CCTTTCTGACAAGAGCGATATAACAGAAAAAGCGGTCGATGTTAGCACAAAGAGGGACAAACCTGTGGTACGTCCTGAAGAAATTCCCCCAGTGcctgaaaatagatttttgctAAGAAGAGATGTGCCTGTTGTCAGTGTAGAACCTGAACC GAAGCTTCTTGATGCTACGCCAGTTCTGACTGACCAGAAACCATCAGTCTCTAAATCCGGAcgaaaaataaaaggaagaggcACAATA cGGTATCACACCCCACCTCGATCGCGATCGTGTTCTGAATCTGATGATGATGAGAGCAGTGAGACCCCTCCTCACTGGAAAGAGGAAATGCAAAGATTACGAACATACAGACCACCTAGTGGAGAAAAGTGGAGTAAAGGCGATAA gttGAGTGATCCAAGTACAAGCAGATGGGATGAAAGAAGTGCATCCCGGAGGTCGAGGTCCTGGTCACATAACGGTTATTCTGATCTAAGCACTGTGAGATATTCCAGCCATcacaaaaagcacagaaaagagaagaagaaggtgaaacataaaaagaagtctaaaaagcagaagcatttcAAGAAGcacaaacaaactaaaaaaaagaaaacatcagccTCTTCAGATGTAGAATCCTCTCGTTCCTTCCTCAGGAGGACAAAATCATCTTGTGATCGTGAGAGGAAATCGCGTTCTTCTTCACTGTCTTCTAGGCATTCATCCAGAAGAGACTGGTCCAAATCTGATAAGGAAGACCAGAGTTCATCGACTTTATCAAGCAGAGGGACTCGATCATACTACAGGTCCAGGTCCAGATCCAGATCTAGGTCTAAATCAAGATCTTATTCCCGAAGAAGTTCTAGGTCTAGATCAGCCTCTAAATCATCGCGTTCTCGAAGTAGGTCAAGGTCAAGTTCTAACCCTAGGCATCAAAAGACAGTTTTCAGTTCTCCCCGAAATATTCCAACAcgattaaatgaaaataagttgAACAAGACCGCTGAGCCTGTAAGAGCAGTCATACTCCCGAGTGATAAAGTCGTCGTACCACCAGTTGTCCCAGAAAACCTCCCTGTTATACCCTTAAGTGATAGCCCACCGCCTTCAAGGTGGAAACCCGGGCAGAAACCATGGAAGCCATCTTACGAGCGAATTCAGGAAATGAAAGCGAAAACAACCCATTTAATACCCACACAAACTAATTACAACTTAGTGGTTATTAAAGAGGCTAACACTTCTTCCTCGTACCCTAAGCGTCAAAGGAGTTCAGATAGCGATCGAAGTGGTTATTCCAAATATCATAGTGACAGAAGCTCAGAGAGTTGGCTAAGATCAAGAAGCAGGTCCTCTCGAAGTAGGTCATACTCAAGGTCTTACACGAGATCTAGAAGTCCATCTAGCTCTAGGACAAAATCTCGTTCTTCTGGCAGATCACCATCACTGAGTAAATACCGCAGTGACAGGTCAGGTTATAGCGAGTCGACATCTTACTATTCCCTTAGTGATGATGATagacacagaaacaaaaggaaacctGCATCAAATGATCAAAACGCTCGGTCTCTTAAACTGAGACAAGAAACGAGCTCTGAGAGTACCCTCCCTTACAAGTGTACGAAAGACTACGATGAGTCTTCTCAAGGATTGAAAGAGAGTGACAGTTTATCGTCTTCAGACTTCTCTACTGACAGTGAGCGTTCTGCCAAAATGAAAGCAGTCCGAGAGAAAGAAGGCCGTTTTCAGTTAGAAGGAGATAGTCAGAAACAGGATAAAAATAGCCTAAGTTCTGAGAGAGGGCAGGAGAAATCCAAGTGCGAGCAGGATTCTGACCATGCTAAAAAGAAAGCTGCTAAGGAGAAATCTTCTGAGCAGCCTAGAGGTGGTGCAAAAACGAAACGAAAATCCTATTCGGGTAGTAAATGGGACTCTGAATCAAATTCCGAAAGAGGAGAAGCGAGGCATAATAGGGGAGGTTCCAGACCCTCCTCTAGTAAAGAAGAAGGAGAGGCCTCATCAGGAACTGATACAGAGCGTAGCGTTaccaaaaggataaaaaaacaATCGAACTCTTCGGAAGGCTTTCTGGATTCTGATTGTGCGTGGAAGACAAGCAAACAGTTGTCATCTTCTGAATCTGACAGTTCTTGTTCTAGCTCAGCGAACACTAGAGGAAAgtcaaaaaaacagaaacagggaGCGaaaaaaactcttaaaaaatCACAttccaaaaaagcaaaagaaaaggtgaaagggaaaaaggagaagaaacacaaagttcagaaaagaaaagaagtgtttCATTGGCAGCCCCCCCTGGAGTTTGGTGAAGAAGATGATGATGAGATAAATGAAAAGCCGGTTACCAAGgatgacaaaacagaaaagcagcttaaCAGGGACATAAAGGATAAAAAACAAGTTTACGAAAAGGATGAAATGGTCAAAGATAAAATGGGAGACGGTGAAAAGTCTTGTGCAGATGAAAACCTTTTAGGTAAAAACACTACATGTGATGCCTCACCAAATCGCAGTAACCTTAACAAAGATAGCGTTGAAACAAGCGCTTCAACCAGTATTTTAAACTCAGGAATAAATGTGACCGCTTGCAAGAATGAGATTAAACAGGCTGAAGACAGTAACCAGAACGGATTGGAGGATGTTATTCAGACAGATGACAACATGGAGATTTGTACTCCAGATCGTAACTCACCAGGGAAGGTTGATGTGGACGTCTTGTCTCCTGTCATTCTCACTGCTAAACCTCAGGCTTTAAGTGCTAGTATAAACAAAGATCTACAGGTTGACACCCCTGAACAAGACGCTGTCAAACTAGGAAACAATGTTACGGACTTCATtaatattaaagaagaaaaagaaacaggaaagcaagaaaataactCTCTCCCTGCGTCTAATATTAAAGACTGTAGTTTAAAAAGTGAAACTACTGAAAATACACAGAGCAATATGATAGATAATAAATGGAAGCCTTTGCAAGGTGTTGGTAACCTACAAGCAGCAACAGTTAGTACTGCCGCCGAAGTTAAGAACGTAGCTTCAGCACCAGAGCCTAAACCAGCAGGTTTAAGGattgaaataaaagctaaaaataaagtaaGGCCGGGATCTCTGTTTGATGAAGTTAGAAAAACAGCACGGCTAAATCGAAGGCCGAGAAACCAGGAAAGCTCCAGTGAGGAAGAATCGCCAAGTAGAGATGACAATAGCCCATCCAGGAGTCTCAGTAGGTCACGAAGTAAATCTGAATCTAAATCCAGGCACAGAACAAGGTCCGTTTCTTACAGTCACTCAAGAAGTCGCTCCCGAAGTTCTACGTATTCATATAG GTCAAGAAGCTACACAAGAAGCCGAAGCAGAGGGTGGTATAGTAGAGATCGGTCAAGAAGTCGAAGTAGTTCTTACCACAGTTACAAGAGCCGTAG tCGAACCTACAGTAGAAGTAGATCCAGAAGTAGTTCTTACGGTCACCACAGCCGATCCAG tAGATCGTACACGTACGACAGTTACTATAGCAGAAGTCGAAGTAGAAGTAAAAGGAGTGACAGCTATCGAAGGTCCAGAAGTTACGATCGGCGATCCAG ATCTTATGGCTCTGACAGTGAAAGTGATCGCAGTTACTCTAACAATCGAAGTCCCAGTGAAAGCAGCAGATATAGCTGA